A region from the Caloenas nicobarica isolate bCalNic1 chromosome 11, bCalNic1.hap1, whole genome shotgun sequence genome encodes:
- the CAMK1 gene encoding calcium/calmodulin-dependent protein kinase type 1 has protein sequence MPLGQDGPSWKKRTEDIQRIYDFREVLGTGAFSEVVLAEEKTTRKLVAIKCIAKKALEGKETSIENEIAVLHKIKHPNIVALDDIYESGTHLYLIMQLVSGGELFDRIVEKGFYTERDASALIRQILDAVKYLHDMGIVHRDLKPENLLYYSLDEDSKIMISDFGLSKIEGCGSVMSTACGTPGYVAPEVLAQKPYSKAVDCWSIGVIAYILLCGYPPFYDENDAKLFEQILRAEYEFDSPYWDDISDSAKDFIQHLMEKDPGKRFTCEQALQHPWIAGDTALDKNIHQSVSEQIKKNFAKSKWKQAFNATAVVRHMRKLQLGTSQEGPGQTTPTSPGERLGGGTSNGSDCGHLPRSRAQRLAPD, from the exons ATGCCGCTGGGGCAGGATGGGCCCAGCTGGAAGAAGAGGACCGAGGACATTCAGCGCATCTATGACTTCCGAGAGGTCTTGGGCAC GGGGGCCTTCTCCGAGGTGGTCCTGGCGGAGGAGAAGACGACGCGGAAGCTGGTGGCCATCAAGTGCATCGCCAAGAAGGcgctggaggggaaggagacCAGCATCGAGAACGAGATCGCCGTGCTCCACAA GATCAAGCACCCGAATATTGTGGCCTTGGATGACATCTACGAGAGCGGCACCCACCTCTACCTCATCATGCAGCT GGTCTCGGGGGGGGAGCTCTTCGACCGCATCGTGGAGAAGGGCTTCTACACCGAGCGGGATGCCAGTGCCCTGATCCGGCAGATCCTCGACGCCGTCAAGTACCTGCACGACATGGGCATCGTCCACCGTGACCTGAAG CCCGAGAACCTGCTCTATTACAGCCTGGACGAGGACTCCAAGATCATGATCAGCGACTTCGGGCTGTCCAAGATCGAGGGCTGCGGCAGCGTCATGTCCACGGCCTGCGGCACCCCCGGCTACGTGG ctcctgagGTGCTGGCACAGAAGCCCTACAGCAAGGCAGTGGATTGCTGGTCCATTGGGGTCATCGCCTACATCCT GCTCTGCGGTTACCCCCCTTTCTACGACGAGAACGACGCCAAGCTCTTTGAGCAGATCCTGCGGGCCGAGTACGAGTTTGACTCGCCCTACTGGGACGACATCTCGGACTCAG CCAAGGACTTCATCCAGCACCTGATGGAGAAAGACCCCGGCAAGCGCTTCACTTGTGAGCAagccctgcagcatccctg GAttgctggggacacagccctggacAAGAACATCCACCAGTCTGTGAGTGAGCAGATCAAGAAAAactttgcaaagagcaagtggaaG CAAGCCTTCAACGCCACGGCGGTGGTGAGACACATGCggaagctgcagctgggaaCCAGCCAGGAGGGCCCCGGGCAGACGACTCCCACCAGCCCCGGCGAgcggctgggagggggcaccaGCAACG GGTCAGACTGTGGGCAcctgcccaggagcagagctcagcgACTTGCCCCAGACTGA